A window from Theobroma cacao cultivar B97-61/B2 chromosome 3, Criollo_cocoa_genome_V2, whole genome shotgun sequence encodes these proteins:
- the LOC18604887 gene encoding probable galacturonosyltransferase 11 isoform X1 encodes MRRRAADYRRPVRRRFSHWICALLGLFVLAVLVLFIVHHNQHEDRVEQPVNEEDSRMEQVVHENLNFTEEILSATSYSRQLAEQMTLAKAYVVIAKEHNNLHLSWELSSKIRSCQLLLSNAAMRGQAITLEEAEPIISSLSSLIYKAQDAHYDIATTIVTMKSHIQALEERANAATVQSTVFGQLVAEAFPKSLHCLIVKLSADWLRRPSLKDLANEQRNSPRLVDNNLYHFCIFSDNVLATSAVVNSTISNADHPKQIVFHIVTNGVSYGAMQAWFLSNDFKGSTVEVQNIEEFSWLNASYAPIIKQLLDVDSRAYYFGENQDLKVESKLRNPKYISLLNHLRFYIPEIYPQLEKIVFLDDDVVVQKDLTPLFSLDLHGNVNGAVETCLESFHRYYKYLNFSNPVISSKFDPQACGWAFGMNVLDLIAWRKANVTARYHHWQEQNADRTLWKLGTLPAGLLAFYGLTEPLDRRWHVLGLGYDLNIDNRLIESAAVVHFNGNMKPWLKLAIGRYKPLWERYINLSHPYLQDCVTS; translated from the exons ATGCGGCGGCGGGCTGCCGATTACCGGCGCCCGGTTCGTAGGAGGTTTTCGCATTGGATCTGTGCGCTGCTTGGGCTGTTTGTTCTTGCTGTATTGGTTTTGTTTATTGTTCATCATAATCAACATGAAGATCGGGTTGAGCAGCCTGTTAAT GAAGAAGATTCCAGAATGGAGCAGGTTGTTCATGAGAATTTAAACTTTACTGAAGAAATATTGAGTGCTACCTCATACTCTCGGCAGTTGGCAGAGCAAATGACACTTGCCAAAGCTTATGTCGTAATTGCGAAAGAGCACAATAACCTTCACCTTTCTTGGGAGCTAAGCTCAAAGATTAGGAGTTGCCAGCTTTTGCTTTCAAATGCTGCAATGAGAGGGCAGGCCATTACACTAGAGGAAGCAGAGCCAATAATTAGCAGTCTATCGTCTCTTATTTATAAGGCACAAGATGCTCATTACGACATTGCAACTACAATAGTGACGATGAAATCTCATATTCAAGCCCTTGAAGAGCGAGCTAATGCAGCAACTGTTCAGAGTACCGTGTTTGGACAGTTGGTGGCAGAAGCATTTCCCAAGAGTCTTCACTGCCTAATTGTCAAGCTCTCAGCTGATTGGCTTAGAAGGCCATCCCTTAAAGACCTTGCAAATGAGCAGAGAAACTCTCCTCGACTTGTGGACAACAATCTCTACCACTTTTGCATATTTTCAGACAATGTCCTTGCAACTTCAGCAGTAGTTAATTCTACAATTTCCAATGCAGATCATCCTAAACAGATAGTTTTCCATATTGTCACCAATGGGGTTAGCTATGGAGCTATGCAGGCTTGGTTCCTTAGCAATGACTTCAAGGGGTCCACTGTAGAGGTGCAGAACATAGAGGAGTTCTCTTGGTTGAATGCTTCTTATGCTCCCATTATAAAGCAGCTACTTGATGTAGATTCACGGGCCTACTATTTCggggaaaatcaagatttgaaagttGAGTCAAAATTGCGGAACCCTAAATATATTTCCTTGTTAAATCACCTACGGTTTTACATACCAGAGATCTATCCACAGCTTGAGAAGATAGTATTCcttgatgatgatgttgtTGTCCAGAAAGATCTAACACCTCTTTTCTCATTGGATTTGCATGGAAATGTAAATGGGGCGGTGGAGACTTGTCTTGAATCATTTCATCGTTATTACAAGTATCTCAATTTCTCAAATCCGGTCATCAGCTCAAAGTTTGATCCACAAGCATGTGGATGGGCATTTGgcatgaatgttttagatttGATTGCCTGGAGAAAAGCAAATGTCACTGCAAGATATCATCACTGGCAGGAGCAAAATGCTGATCGGACACTATGGAAACTGGGAACTCTTCCTGCCGGTCTTTTAGCTTTCTATGGGCTCACAGAACCACTTGATCGGAGGTGGCATGTGTTAGGATTAGGTTATGATCTTAACATTGACAACCGCCTTATTGAGAGTGCGGCAGTTGTTCACTTTAACGGAAACATGAAGCCATGGCTAAAATTGGCAATTGGAAGGTATAAGCCTCTATGGGAAAGGTACATAAATCTGAGCCACCCATATCTCCAAGATTGTGTCACAAGTTAA
- the LOC18604887 gene encoding probable galacturonosyltransferase 11 isoform X2, which produces MWLKLPWLLFKTRRKKEEEDSRMEQVVHENLNFTEEILSATSYSRQLAEQMTLAKAYVVIAKEHNNLHLSWELSSKIRSCQLLLSNAAMRGQAITLEEAEPIISSLSSLIYKAQDAHYDIATTIVTMKSHIQALEERANAATVQSTVFGQLVAEAFPKSLHCLIVKLSADWLRRPSLKDLANEQRNSPRLVDNNLYHFCIFSDNVLATSAVVNSTISNADHPKQIVFHIVTNGVSYGAMQAWFLSNDFKGSTVEVQNIEEFSWLNASYAPIIKQLLDVDSRAYYFGENQDLKVESKLRNPKYISLLNHLRFYIPEIYPQLEKIVFLDDDVVVQKDLTPLFSLDLHGNVNGAVETCLESFHRYYKYLNFSNPVISSKFDPQACGWAFGMNVLDLIAWRKANVTARYHHWQEQNADRTLWKLGTLPAGLLAFYGLTEPLDRRWHVLGLGYDLNIDNRLIESAAVVHFNGNMKPWLKLAIGRYKPLWERYINLSHPYLQDCVTS; this is translated from the exons atgTGGCTGAAATTGCCCTGGTTACTCTTTAAGACCAGAAGGAAGAAAGAG GAAGAAGATTCCAGAATGGAGCAGGTTGTTCATGAGAATTTAAACTTTACTGAAGAAATATTGAGTGCTACCTCATACTCTCGGCAGTTGGCAGAGCAAATGACACTTGCCAAAGCTTATGTCGTAATTGCGAAAGAGCACAATAACCTTCACCTTTCTTGGGAGCTAAGCTCAAAGATTAGGAGTTGCCAGCTTTTGCTTTCAAATGCTGCAATGAGAGGGCAGGCCATTACACTAGAGGAAGCAGAGCCAATAATTAGCAGTCTATCGTCTCTTATTTATAAGGCACAAGATGCTCATTACGACATTGCAACTACAATAGTGACGATGAAATCTCATATTCAAGCCCTTGAAGAGCGAGCTAATGCAGCAACTGTTCAGAGTACCGTGTTTGGACAGTTGGTGGCAGAAGCATTTCCCAAGAGTCTTCACTGCCTAATTGTCAAGCTCTCAGCTGATTGGCTTAGAAGGCCATCCCTTAAAGACCTTGCAAATGAGCAGAGAAACTCTCCTCGACTTGTGGACAACAATCTCTACCACTTTTGCATATTTTCAGACAATGTCCTTGCAACTTCAGCAGTAGTTAATTCTACAATTTCCAATGCAGATCATCCTAAACAGATAGTTTTCCATATTGTCACCAATGGGGTTAGCTATGGAGCTATGCAGGCTTGGTTCCTTAGCAATGACTTCAAGGGGTCCACTGTAGAGGTGCAGAACATAGAGGAGTTCTCTTGGTTGAATGCTTCTTATGCTCCCATTATAAAGCAGCTACTTGATGTAGATTCACGGGCCTACTATTTCggggaaaatcaagatttgaaagttGAGTCAAAATTGCGGAACCCTAAATATATTTCCTTGTTAAATCACCTACGGTTTTACATACCAGAGATCTATCCACAGCTTGAGAAGATAGTATTCcttgatgatgatgttgtTGTCCAGAAAGATCTAACACCTCTTTTCTCATTGGATTTGCATGGAAATGTAAATGGGGCGGTGGAGACTTGTCTTGAATCATTTCATCGTTATTACAAGTATCTCAATTTCTCAAATCCGGTCATCAGCTCAAAGTTTGATCCACAAGCATGTGGATGGGCATTTGgcatgaatgttttagatttGATTGCCTGGAGAAAAGCAAATGTCACTGCAAGATATCATCACTGGCAGGAGCAAAATGCTGATCGGACACTATGGAAACTGGGAACTCTTCCTGCCGGTCTTTTAGCTTTCTATGGGCTCACAGAACCACTTGATCGGAGGTGGCATGTGTTAGGATTAGGTTATGATCTTAACATTGACAACCGCCTTATTGAGAGTGCGGCAGTTGTTCACTTTAACGGAAACATGAAGCCATGGCTAAAATTGGCAATTGGAAGGTATAAGCCTCTATGGGAAAGGTACATAAATCTGAGCCACCCATATCTCCAAGATTGTGTCACAAGTTAA
- the LOC18604890 gene encoding isoaspartyl peptidase/L-asparaginase 1: MGWAIALHGGAGDIPLSLPPDRRLPREAGLRHCLDVGIAALKAHKHPLDVVELVVRELENHPHFNAGKGSVLTTSGTVEMEACIMDGKTKKCGAVSGLSTVVNAISLARKVMDKTPHIYLAFDGAEAFAREQGLETVDPSYFITPENIERLKQAQEANRVQIDYTQPIQKEVKKDDASVDGDSQIGTVGCVAVDNEGNLASATSTGGLVNKMVGRIGDTPIIGAGTYANHLCAVSATGKGEAIIRGTVARDVAAVMEFKGVSLKEAAAYVVEQVPPGNVGLVAVSSTGEVTMPFNTTGMFRACATEDGHSEIAIWDSPSK; this comes from the exons ATGGGGTGGGCAATAGCTCTTCATGGAGGCGCTGGCGACATCCCACTTTCTCTGCCCCCTGACCGCCGCCTCCCTCGTGAGGCCGGCCTCCGCCACTGCCTTGACGTTGGCATCGCCGCTCTCAAAGCCCATAAGCACCCCTTGGACGTTGTTGAACTAGTG GTCCGTGAACTGGAAAACCATCCACATTTCAATGCGGGCAAGGGATCTGTTCTAACCACCTCTGGCACAGTTGAGATGGAAGCTTGCATCATGGATGGCAAGACAAAGAAATGTGGAGCTGTTTCGGGCCTCAGCACTGTTGTTAATGCAATATCCCTTGCACGCAAGGTCATGGACAAGACCCCTCATATTTATCTGGCATTTGATGGGGCTGAGGCCTTTGCAAGGGAACAA GGTCTTGAGACTGTTGATCCGAGCTATTTTATCACTCCAGAAAACATTGAGAGGCTTAAGCAGGCACAAGAAGCTAATAGAGTTCAG ATTGATTACACACAACCAATTCAAAAGGAGGTGAAGAAAGATGATGCAAGTGTTGATGGTGACAGCCAAATAGGCACTGTTGGATGTGTAGCTGTTGATAATGAAGGGAATTTGGCCTCTGCAACATCTACTGGTGGACTAGTGAACAAAATGGTGGGTAGAATTGGGGACACACCAATCATAGGTGCCGGGACTTATGCAAACCATCTCTGTGCGGTTTCTGCTACAGGCAAAGGCGAAGCCATAATCCGTGGTACTGTTGCAAGGGATGTTGCTGCTGTTATGGAATTCAAAGGTGTTTCCCTCAAGGAAGCTGCTGCTTACGTTGTAGAGCAAGTTCCACCAGGCAATGTTGGGTTGGTTGCTGTCTCTTCCACTGGAGAAGTCACCATGCCCTTCAACACCACAGGCATGTTTCGTGCATGTGCTACTGAAGATGGACATTCAGAAATTGCCATATGGGATTCTCCATCAAAGTAG